In the genome of Drosophila yakuba strain Tai18E2 chromosome 3R, Prin_Dyak_Tai18E2_2.1, whole genome shotgun sequence, one region contains:
- the LOC6536632 gene encoding ATP-dependent DNA helicase 2 subunit 1 translates to MSSWNPENDVDLLSGSEDEEEVSMKRDFHGREAILFVVDANLQTAGVERLLEALNIIRTAFVSGMLVNDKDLIGLIFANTKHSPPPLEASALDNIVMPDNCAVFLPLRQLTKPIVEHYLEFMGGVETQFADVYGLAEPDGCGRFDLMIRLCIEMLEKCGKKLNNAKIAYLTDVSTPHPSSSNHFQAALQKASDLEGKEFEFHVIPMVDDFDYEPFYKEFITLSRAIELDAFQVPDAQMLREILADRKLKQDFLRRCLGHFSFYLGPNLSMSVQYYNYFQRRAYPRKVQILRRDNSVVRTKRVITVQKQKDDGSQDIEHEYQIKVTDGWYTCSVGGKDLRISTELMNRVRNLHKPQMMLLGFKHRSSMPEVSYSKPSNFMYPDDQSIIGSKRLFRALWERCLTRDKIAICLFMCKRKSMPRYVALVPVEAPDNGEEKSYRSLLCGDGFKIVYLPEAKHIRHIDMQDWNNTENTAEDKKVEFFKKVIKKLRVDYQPNLINDPSLDALQANLLALSLDFSTDTKGLDNLLDTSQLDKRIEKLLPDYEMFAAEAEPPKKRAAKSASTGESAPKMAKIDDEHLKEYDFVKGLIKDKALTSCTATQLQFILQHHFDVTMPKSSTKAKMVAKIEELQN, encoded by the exons ATGAGCTCCTGGAATCCAGAGAACGATGTGGACCTGCTGTCCGGTtccgaggacgaggaggaggtgTCCATGAAGCGGGACTTCCATGGGCGCGAGGCCATTCTTTTCGTGGTGGACGCCAATCTGCAGACAGCAGGCGTGGAGCGGCTGTTGGAGGCACTGAACATCATCCGGACGGCCTTTGTTTCCGGAATGCTTGTCAACGACAAGGACCTTATCGGACTCATCTTCGCCAACACCAAGCACAGTCCGCCGCCGCTGGAAGCCAGTGCCTTGGACAACATCGTAATGCCGGATAACTGCGCTGTGTTCCTGCCCCTGCGGCAACTCACTAAACCTATTGTAGAGCACTATCTGGAGTTTATGGGCGGAGTGGAGACACAGTTTGCCGATGTGTATGGCCTGGCGGAGCCCGATGGCTGCGGACGGTTTGACCTTATGATCCGGCTCTGCATCGAGATGCTGGAGAAGTGCGGCAAGAAACTAAACAACGCCAAGATCGCCTACCTTACAGACGTTAGTACACCTCATCCATCGAGCAGCAATCACTTCCAGGCTGCCCTGCAAAAGGCCAGCGATCTGGAGGGCAAGGAGTTCGAGTTTCATGTCATTCCCATGGTCGATGACTTTGACTATGAGCCGTTCTACAAGGAGTTCATCACGCTGTCAAGAG CTATCGAGCTAGACGCCTTTCAGGTGCCGGATGCCCAGATGCTGCGCGAGATCCTGGCCGATCGCAAGCTGAAGCAGGATTTCCTTCGCCGATGCCTGGGTCACTTCAGTTTTTATCTGGGCCCAAACCTATCCATGTCCGTACAGTACTACAATTACTTTCAACGACGCGCCTATCCGCGCAAAGTGCAAATCCTGCGAAGGGACAACAGTGTTGTTCGCACCAAGCGGGTGATTACGGTGCAAAAGCAGAAGGACGATGGGTCGCAGGATATCGAGCATGAGTACCAGATTAAGGTTACGGACGGTTGGTACACTTGTTCCGTGGGCGGGAAGGACCTGCGCATCAGCACGGAACTGATGAACAGGGTGCGCAATCTGCACAAGCCTCAAATGATGCTGCTGGGCTTTAAGCACCGTTCCTCTATGCCGGAAGTGAGCTACAGCAAGCCGTCCAACTTCATGTATCCCGATGATCAGAGCATCATCGGATCGAAGCGTTTGTTCCGGGCTTTGTGGGAGCGATGCCTGACGCGGGACAAGATTGCCATTTGCCTGTTCATGTGTAAGCGCAAGTCCATGCCTCGCTATGTGGCTCTTGTGCCAGTAGAGGCCCCGGATAATGGGGAGGAGAAGAGCTACCGCTCTCTGCTATGCGGTGATGGATTCAAGATTGTTTACTTGCCGGAGGCCAAGCACATCCGGCACATAGACATGCAGGACTGGAACAATACTGAAAACACTGCTGAAGACAAGAAAGTCGAGTTTTTCAAAAAGGTCATCAAGAAGCTGCGCGTTGACTACCAGCCTAATCTCATCAACGACCCAAGTCTGGACGCCCTGCAGGCGAATCTTCTGGCCCTTTCCCTGGACTTTTCGACGGACACCAAAGGCCTTGACAATCTGCTGGACACCTCACAACTGGACAAGCGCATTGAAAAGCTCCTGCCAGACTATGAGATGTTCGCTGCAGAAGCGGAACCCCCCAAGAAGCGAGCCGCAAAGTCCGCCTCAACGGGAGAGAGCGCTCCTAAAATGGCCAAGATCGACGATGAGCACCTCAAGGAATACGATTTCGTAAAGGGTCTAATCAAGGATAAAGCTCTGACGAGTTGCACGGCCACTCAGCTTCAGTTTATTCTGCAGCACCACTTCGATGTTACAATGCCCAAGTCGTCAACAAAGGCAAAAATGGTGGCCAAAATCGAGGAACTACAAAATTAG
- the LOC6536633 gene encoding importin-9: MSLQFQNDCGDSVKQAIIEELQNLLSSDTGILQQAEKRTKQLEYTEGYGVYLSEIIMNQAHELPLRQIAIVMLTRYVENHWTDDDDDVKGKANGCMASEQAKRTIRNILPNGLYDPNSKIRSSVAHTISTIAATDYPHGWTELFDIIVKCLGGNEDSIHGAMQVLQDFSYDVEQIKELGPVVIPEVYRIFDSEQNYSIKTRVSAIRILKPLFASIATLITNKDEQSTMMSSILTNFMDKLMHYLSMNSGAGSSFLLRSEIIKVFTHLVNEMPKYINPFMDRVLPIVWQLLTQIAETYVKVSVNQTETNPLASGDSEEDDEQTNFQTLIIQILEFINCILTCNKLRGSIKNVLADLIYITIVYIQLSEEQLEDWQDDPEKFVDDEDDGGVELTVRMCGRDVLLAINDEFGANAIQPLQEALGRHFSVAEAEKAANNPNWWKIQEACMDAVHAFRDVILGGESTFDLLNYLTIVRNLLVHQESPPLVGRALWTLSIYSKSDLYNPQMLTEILDVTLCSLSPEKSHILRISAVRTLNGFLQANETIDGEKRTLLVSKLPGFLEGIMALVPGCRATVLALLMEALTFMVKFDAEFAFASQAKITPLAIAVFLKYTEDPYVLETVQDLIKALCQRKECLGPLQEKFIPTIVSILGLTGAASTEKQDIALDVLNTIVRYTEPPLNNTLLETAFPAIINCVLHTDDHSVMVAGGECLRSFINVSPEQICSYKNGEGINCIMQVVATVLLNPMNSEMTAAGQIGRLVITIITKMGSMLGQNVDMLLKAVISKMQNLECLKVIMNLVLIFAHLFLTQMDAVLNFLSTVPGPNGEPAMQFVLTNWLSRQNSFFGNYERKVTTMALCKLFEYGVATQDNRLTTITFKELVDDPTDTRRRTRSVAATTQKWVTIPALVKIFKVLISEYQHFQESKTDEPLTDSEEDGDDEDAPGNPAKPRYISDLFEADEDNADDEHLLQELLKETNYQGDIADNLQKFLTTFTQNEHFPTFYEHLTEGERLILLSKVQQK; the protein is encoded by the exons ATGTCGCTGCAATTCCAAAACGACTGCGGGGACTCCGTAAAGCAAGCTATCATCGAGGAGCTGCAGAACCTCCTCAGCTCGGACACAGGAATCCTGCAGCAGGCGGAGAAAAGGACCAAGCAGCTGGAGTATACGGAAG GCTATGGCGTCTACCTGTCCGAGATCATTATGAACCAGGCGCACGAGCTGCCGCTCCGTCAAATCGCGATCGTGATGCTCACTCGCTACGTGGAGAACCACTGGAcggacgacgacgacgatgtcAAAGGGAAAGCCAACGGCTGCATGGCCAGCGAGCAGGCAAAGCGAACCATCCGTAACATTCTGCCCAACGGACTGTACGATCCCAACTCCAAGATACGCTCCTCGGTCGCACATACCATCTCCACCATAGCTGCCACGGATTATCCACATGGCTGGACGGAGCTGTTCGATATAATTGTCAAATGCCTGGGCGGCAACGAGGACTCCATACATGGTGCCATGCAGGTACTGCAGGATTTCAGCTACGACGTGGAACAGATCAAGGAACTTGGTCCAGTAGTCATACCCGAAGTCTATCGCATTTTTGACTCGGAGCAGAACTACTCCATCAAAACAAGAGTATCGGCCATCCGCATCCTAAAACCGCTTTTCGCTTCCATTGCAACACTGATCACCAACAAAGATGAGCAGAGCACCATGATGAGCTCCATTTTGACAAACTTCATGGACAAGCTAATGCATTACCTGAGTATGAACAGCGGTGCCGGTTCCAGTTTCCTTCTTCGCTCGGAAATCATCAAGG TGTTTACCCACTTGGTCAACGAGATGCCTAAATACATCAACCCCTTCATGGACCGAGTTCTGCCCATAGTTTGGCAGCTGCTTACACAAATAGCCGAGACTTACGTGAAAGTGTCGGTGAACCAGACTGAAACAAACCCCCTGGCCAGCGGTGACAGCGAGGAGGATGACGAGCAGACCAATTTCCAAACACTGATCATCCAGATCCTTGAGTTCATCAACTGCATACTGACATGCAACAAACTACGTGGCAGCATCAAGAATGTGCTGGCCGACCTTATATACATAACCATTGTTTACATTCAGCTGAGTGAAGAGCAGTTGGAGGACTGGCAGGATGATCCGGAAAAGTTCGTGGATGATGAAGACGATGGCGGTGTGGAACTTACGGTGCGCATGTGCGGCCGCGATGTCCTCCTG GCCATTAACGACGAGTTCGGAGCCAACGCGATTCAGCCATTGCAGGAGGCATTGGGCAGGCACTTTAGTGTGGCCGAGGCAGAAAAAGCGGCCAACAATCCCAACTGGTGGAAGATCCAGGAGGCCTGCATGGATGCCGTGCACGCTTTTCGCGACGTCATTCTCGGCGGCGAGTCTACGTTTGACCTCCTCAACTATTTGACCATTGTTCGGAATTTGCTTGTACACCAGGAATCTCCGCCACTTGTTGGTCGTGCCCTTTGGACTTTGAGCATCTACTCTAAGTCGGATCTGTACAATCCACAAATGTTGACCGAGATCCTTGATGTTACGCTGTGCAGCCTGTCTCCGGAAAAGTCTCATATCCTAAGGATCAGCGCAGTGCGCACCCTGAATGGCTTCCTGCAGGCGAACGAAACAATCGATGGTGAGAAGCGAACCTTGTTGGTCTCAAAGCTGCCGGGTTTCCTAGAGGGAATTATGGCTTTAGTGCCGGGTTGCAGGGCAACAGTTCTAGCTTTGCTTATGGAAGCCCTGACTTTCATGGTTAAA TTCGATGCTGAGTTTGCCTTCGCTAGCCAGGCAAAGATTACTCCCCTGGCCATTGCTGTATTCTTAAAATACACTGAAGATCCTTATGTGCTCGAAACTGTCCAGGATCTTATCAAAGCACTATGTCAGCGCAAGGAGTGCCTAGGACCGCTACAGGAAAAGTTTATACCAACTATCGTGAGCATTCTGGGGCTGACAGGAGCAGCTTCCACGGAAAAGCAGGATATTGCCCTAGACGTTCTTAACACAATCGTCCGCTACACGGAGCCGCCGCTGAACAATACCCTGCTAGAGACAGCCTTTCCGGCGATAATTAACTGCGTTTTACACACGGACGACCATTCTGTCATGGTAGCCGGCGGCGAGTGCCTGCGCAGCTTTATAAATGTCTCCCCGGAGCAAATCTGCAGCTACAAGAACGGAGAGGGCATCAACTGCATTATGCAGGTTGTGGCCACTGTGCTGCTGAATCCGATGAACAGCGAAATGACGGCGGCCGGCCAAATTGGACGCCTCGTCATCACTATTATCACCAAGATGGGAAGCATGCTCGGCCAGAATGTGGACATGCTGCTGAAGGCTGTGATAAGCAAAATGCAGAACCTCGAGTGCCTAAAAGTGATTATGAATCTTGTTTTAATCTTCGCCCATTTGTTCCTGACGCAAATGGACGCCGTGCTCAACTTTCTGTCCACCGTTCCCGGACCCAACGGAGAGCCAGCAATGCAGTTCGTTCTCACCAACTGGCTCTCTCGCCAGAACTCCTTTTTCGGAAACTACGAGCGCAAG GTCACCACCATGGCACTGTGCAAGCTGTTTGAATATGGTGTGGCCACTCAGGACAACCGTTTGACCACAATAACATTCAAAGAATTGGTGGACGATCCCACTGATACGCGCAGACGTACTCGCTCCGTGGCGGCTACAACCCAGAAGTGGGTAACAATTCCGGCGCTCGTCAAGATCTTTAAGGTTTTGATCTCCGAGTACCAGCACTTCCAAGAGAGCAAGACCGACGAACCTCTTACGGACAGCGAAGAGGACGGCGATGATGAGGATGCGCCCGGCAATCCGGCCAAGCCGCGTTACATCTCCGATCTGTTCGAGGCGGACGAGGATAACGCCGATGACGAACACCTGTTGCAGGAGCTGCTTAAGGAAACCAACTACCAGGGCGACATAGCCGACAACCTGCAGAAGTTCCTTACCACCTTCACGCAGAACGAACACTTTCCCACTTTCTATGAACACCTCACTGAGGGTGAACGTCTCATCCTGCTTAGCAAGGTCCAGCAGAAGTAG
- the LOC6536634 gene encoding sodium-coupled monocarboxylate transporter 2: MSNIEEVLGELQRFAWPDYVAFVSMFLLCIGIGIYFGFMNKSVSEDDYMLGGRKMLVIPIAFSLVASFVSGITLLGLPTEVYSYGVQYLYVSCGVIGMGVAMGVFYLPVFHDLNITSTYEYLEVRFDRRLRLYGSVMFAIMNVAYLPIVIYVPALAFNQVTGIGVHTITPIVCIICVFYTSLGGLKAVVWTDVVQAISMLGALCLVAIKGTRDIGGAGVVLERAWNSDRLEAPDLSIDPTVRHTFWCLFFGGIVYWTQTNAVSQNMIQRYLSLPSLGDARKALCIFCAGVLVLMALCGYNGLLIYATYQNCDPLTTKLAKARDQLLPLFVMKTLGELPGMTGLFIAGVFSAALSSLSTCLNSMSAVVLEDFVKPYVKKPLSSSAINWIMRLVVVGVGVLCVCLVYVVEHMGTVLQLTMSLEAITNGPLFGIFTIGLFLPWINGNSALLGGIMGLIAMSWVSLNAQWAIASGAITYSTKPLNVEQCDYSFNMTTSLANTTHLAASAQEIFPLYRISYMWYTTFGASITIIVALLGTFVFGKNNPNKVDPVLLTPCIRKFFAFGSEKHMDAFKPDIPLQHKLRNDEVAL; the protein is encoded by the exons ACAAGTCCGTATCCGAGGACGACTACATGCTGGGAGGGCGAAAGATGTTGGTCATTCCCATCGCCTTCTCGTTGGTGGCCAGCTTTGTGTCCGGCATCACGCTGCTCGGCCTGCCCACGGAGGTGTACTCCTATGGCGTCCAGTACCTTTACGTATCCTGCGGCGTCATCGGCATGGGCGTGGCTATGGGTGTCTTCTATCTGCCGGTATTTCACGACCTAAACATTACCTCCACATACGAG TATCTGGAGGTTCGCTTCGATCGGAGGTTACGCCTTTACGGATCCGTGATGTTTGCCATAATGAAC GTGGCCTATCTGCCCATCGTGATCTATGTTCCGGCATTAGCCTTCAACCAGGTGACGGGAATTGGAGTACACACGATCACGCCGATCGTGTGCATCATCTGCGTCTTCTACACGAGCTTGGGCGGATTGAAGGCAGTCGTCTGGACGGACGTGGTGCAAGCCATATCCATGCTGGGTGCACTGTGCCTGGTGGCAATAAAGGGCACCCGCGACattggaggagctggagtgGTTCTGGAGCGGGCTTGGAACAGCGATCGCCTGGAGGCGCCAGA CCTCAGCATCGATCCAACTGTGCGCCACACGTTCTGGTGCCTGTTTTTCGGAGGGATCGTCTACTGGACGCAGACCAACGCAGTATCACAAAACATGATCCAAAGGTACCTGTCACTCCCGTCGCTCGGCGATGCCAGGAAGGCGCTGTGCATCTTCTGCGCGGGTGTGCTCGTCCTAATGGCGCTCTGTGGCTACAATGGTCTGCTAATATACGCCACCTACCAGAACTGTGATCCGCTGACCACCAAG CTGGCAAAGGCCCGAGATCAGCTCCTGCCTCTCTTCGTGATGAAGACCCTAGGTGAGCTTCCGGGCATGACTGGCCTCTTCATTGCCGGCGTCTTCAGTGCCGCTCTGAGTTCCCTCTCCACCTGCCTCAACTCCATGTCCGCCGTGGTGCTGGAGGACTTCGTCAAGCCGTACGTGAAGAAGCCGCTCTCCAGCTCCGCGATCAACTGGATAATGCGGCTGGTGGTCGTCGGAGTAGGTGTACTCTGCGTGTGTCTCGTCTACGTGGTGGAGCACATGGGCACTGTCCTCCAGCTGACCATGAGCCTGGAGGCGATCACGAACGGTCCACTGTTTGGCATCTTTACCATCGGTCTCTTCCTGCCTTGGATTAATGGAAAT AGCGCCTTGCTTGGCGGAATTATGGGGTTAATAGCCATGTCCTGGGTGAGCCTCAATGCACAGTGGGCCATCGCCTCTGGAGCCATTACTTACAGCACGAAGCCGCTAAACGTGGAGCAGTGCGACTACAGCTTCAATATGACCACCAGTCTGGCCAACACAACTCATCTGGCAGCATCTGCACA GGAAATTTTTCCACTCTATCGGATCTCGTACATGTGGTACACCACTTTCGGTGCCTCCATTACGATTATCGTGGCACTGCTGGGCACCTTTGTATTTGGCAAAAACAATCCCAACAAAGTGGATCCAGTGTTACTCACGCCCTGCATACGAAAGTTCTTTGCTTTTGGCTCGGAAAAGCACATG GATGCCTTCAAGCCCGACATTCCACTGCAGCACAAGCTCCGTAACGACGAGGTGGCCTTATGA